A single genomic interval of Lathyrus oleraceus cultivar Zhongwan6 chromosome 7, CAAS_Psat_ZW6_1.0, whole genome shotgun sequence harbors:
- the LOC127102547 gene encoding uncharacterized protein LOC127102547 — MPKILMEDNHKPVVQLQRRLNPTMKEVVRKEVVKLLDAGLIYPTPFLFDKKCSEALEILKSKLVSSPIVISPDWSLPFEIMCDASDTAVEAVLGQRKENLLHVIYYASHVLNHAQMNYATTEKELLVVVHSFDKFRSYLLGSKMSPIEEIEEKYPIKDEFVDERILAVAGVPWCVLEEEQRDTLKACHDSEYGGHFSGDRTVAKVLQSGFYWPKLFNDAQIIVKECDKCQRMGNISKRNQMSQNAMLEVDLFDVWGIDFMRPFPPSFGKNYILVVVDYMSKWVEAVAFPTNDAKVVVNFLKN; from the exons ATGCCCAAGATTTTGATGGAAGATAATCATAAGCCGGTGGTTCAACTACAACGAAGACTTAATCCAACCATGAAAGAGGTTGTTCGCAAAGAGGTTGTAAAGTTATTGGATGCGGGGCTGATTTACCCCACACCTTTTCTTTTTGACAAAAAGTGCAGTGAAGCTTTAGAAATCTTGAAGAGTAAGTTGGTGTCTTCTCCTATAGTGATTTCTCCTGATTGGTCTCTcccttttgagatcatgtgtgatgcaagtgatacTGCAGTAGAGGCAGTGCTAGGACAAAGAAAGGAAAATCTCttgcatgtgatttattatgcaAGTCATGTGTTGAATCATgcccaaatgaattatgcaaccactGAAAAAGAGTTGTTAGTGGTTGTGCATTCTTTTGACAAATTTAGGTCTTACCTGTTAGGATCgaag ATGTCCCCGATAGAAGAAATAGAGGAGAAATACCCTATCAAGGATGAGTTCGTCGATGAACGAATCCTAGCTGTTGCTGGTGTTCCATG GTGTGTTTTGGAGGAAGAACAGAGAGACACCCTCAAAGCATGTCATgactcagaatatggaggacacTTTAGTGGCGATAGAACAGTAGCAAAAGTCCTCCAGTCTGGGTTCTACTGGCCTAAATTGTTCAATGATGCTCAAATCATAGTGAAGGAATGTGACAAATGTCAGAGGATGGGTAATATCTCGAAGAGAAATCAGATGTCTCAAAATGCTATGTTGGAGGTAGATTTGTttgatgtgtggggaatagacttcatgaGACCATTTCCACCTTCATTTGGAAAGAATTACATTTTGGTCGTTGTTGATTATATGTCCAAGTGGGTAGAAGCTGTAGCATTTCCCAcaaatgatgctaaagtggtTGTCAATTTCCTCAAAAACTAA